Proteins from one Pseudomonas sp. KBS0710 genomic window:
- a CDS encoding ABC transporter ATP-binding protein — translation MLQVQGVVKSYATPQGPLPVLAGVDLYLGERSSLALMGESGSGKSTLLHLVAGLDRVDAGTVQVGEQRLDQLSEAQLAHWRRTEIGLVFQQFNLIGSLRVDDNLAFQARLAGRFDPQWQAQLVERLGLGDLLKRYPEQLSGGQQQRVAVGRALASRPGLLLADEPTGNLDEATSDDVLQLLLDLLRDSPTSLLMVTHSPRIAARLDRQVVLRRGRVVA, via the coding sequence ATGTTGCAGGTGCAAGGTGTTGTTAAAAGCTACGCCACCCCGCAAGGCCCACTGCCGGTGCTGGCGGGTGTCGACCTTTACCTTGGTGAGCGCAGCAGCCTGGCATTGATGGGCGAGTCGGGCAGCGGCAAAAGCACGTTGCTGCATCTGGTTGCCGGGCTAGACCGTGTGGACGCCGGCACTGTCCAGGTGGGCGAGCAGCGCCTGGACCAACTGAGCGAGGCGCAACTGGCGCATTGGCGGCGTACCGAAATCGGCCTGGTGTTCCAGCAGTTCAACTTGATCGGCAGTTTGCGTGTCGACGACAACCTGGCGTTTCAGGCGCGTTTGGCCGGGCGCTTCGACCCGCAATGGCAGGCGCAACTGGTTGAGCGCCTGGGGTTGGGCGACTTGCTCAAGCGGTATCCCGAACAGCTCTCCGGCGGCCAACAACAACGGGTTGCGGTGGGGCGTGCGTTGGCTTCGCGCCCCGGCTTGTTGCTGGCGGATGAACCCACCGGCAATCTCGACGAGGCCACCAGCGATGACGTGTTGCAATTGCTGCTGGACCTGCTGCGAGACAGCCCCACCAGCCTGCTGATGGTGACCCACAGCCCGCGCATCGCCGCGCGCCTGGACCGCCAGGTGGTGTTGCGGCGCGGGCGTGTGGTCGCTTGA
- a CDS encoding FtsX-like permease family protein: protein MRVFYWALRALLSHWRRHPVQFFSVLTGLWLATALLTGVQALNSQARDSYARASQLIGGEPQASLSAPDGASFPQALFAELRRAGWPVSPVVQGRLLLKGHEDLRLQLMGIEPLSLPGGGAVAGQRLSQAQMLGFFNSPGQTWIAAQTLQALGLQAGAQPLTASGQRLPPLQVQPDMAPGLLLTDIGFAQPLLDMPGRLSRLLVDKAFAATQPTPPAALQLKQGEDNNLSRLTESFHLNLDALGFLSFVVGLFIVHAAIGLALEQRRGLLRTLRACGVSARLLIVSLAVELGVLSLLGGVLGVISGYLLASLLLPDVAASLRGLYGAEVAGQLSLSPWWWLAGLGLSLLGALLAGASSLWRAARLPLLALANAQAWHEAHGRWLRRQGWVAATALAIAVLALWWGNSLTAGFVLMAALLLGAALGLPVVLNGLLTAVLGRSRSVLGQWFLADCRQQLPALSLALMALLLALAANIGAGSMTSGFRQTFNNWLEQRLTAELYLNPQNPAQAEQLSSWLAQQPLVQAVLPTWQVAVQLQGWPADVFGVVDDPTYRQHWPLLQAASAPWDQLLQGDSVMLSEQLARRLKVGLGDAIKLPTPQGVWSPKVVGVYADYGNPKGHLLVNSQHLLAHWPGLAPARFNLRVLPENVPALVQEVRRDFALEDSRIVDQQQLKGWSSQVFERTFAATAALNSLTLGVAGVALFISLLTQSQSRLGQLAPLWALGVTRRQLMLLNLGQTWLLAVLTLVLALPLGLLLAWCLDAVINVQAFGWRLPLQVFPWQLARLLGLALLATLLASAWPLWQLYRSRPADLLRTFANED, encoded by the coding sequence ATGAGGGTATTTTATTGGGCACTGCGCGCACTGTTGAGCCATTGGCGGCGCCACCCGGTGCAGTTTTTCAGCGTGCTCACCGGCCTGTGGCTGGCCACCGCGCTGTTGACCGGCGTGCAAGCCCTTAACAGCCAGGCCCGCGACAGCTATGCGCGTGCCAGCCAACTGATTGGCGGTGAGCCCCAAGCCAGCCTGAGTGCGCCGGACGGCGCGAGCTTCCCCCAAGCGCTGTTTGCCGAACTGCGCCGCGCCGGCTGGCCGGTGTCGCCGGTGGTGCAGGGGCGGCTGCTGCTCAAGGGGCATGAAGATCTGCGCCTGCAATTGATGGGCATCGAGCCGTTGTCCTTGCCCGGTGGCGGTGCGGTGGCGGGGCAGCGCTTGAGCCAGGCGCAGATGCTCGGGTTTTTCAACTCGCCCGGGCAAACCTGGATCGCCGCGCAAACCTTGCAGGCGTTGGGGTTACAGGCCGGTGCGCAACCGCTGACGGCGAGCGGGCAACGGTTGCCGCCGTTGCAGGTTCAGCCCGACATGGCCCCCGGCCTGTTGCTGACCGATATTGGCTTCGCCCAACCGTTGTTGGACATGCCGGGGCGCCTGTCGCGCCTGCTGGTGGACAAGGCCTTTGCCGCCACCCAGCCGACGCCGCCCGCCGCGCTGCAACTCAAGCAAGGCGAGGACAACAACCTCTCGCGCCTGACCGAGAGCTTTCACCTGAACCTCGATGCCTTGGGCTTTTTATCCTTTGTGGTCGGCCTGTTTATTGTCCACGCCGCCATCGGCCTGGCCCTGGAACAACGCCGTGGTTTGCTGCGCACCTTGCGTGCCTGCGGGGTCAGCGCGCGCCTGCTGATCGTCAGCCTGGCGGTTGAGCTGGGCGTGTTGTCGTTGCTGGGCGGCGTGCTGGGGGTGATCAGTGGTTACCTGCTGGCCAGCCTGTTGCTGCCGGATGTGGCCGCCAGCCTGCGCGGCCTGTATGGCGCCGAGGTGGCGGGCCAGTTGAGCCTCAGCCCGTGGTGGTGGCTGGCCGGCTTGGGCTTGAGCCTGCTCGGCGCCCTGCTGGCGGGTGCCAGCAGCCTGTGGCGCGCGGCGCGTTTGCCCTTGCTGGCGCTGGCCAATGCCCAGGCCTGGCACGAGGCGCACGGGCGTTGGCTGCGACGTCAGGGTTGGGTGGCGGCTACAGCGTTGGCGATTGCAGTGCTGGCGCTGTGGTGGGGCAACAGCCTCACTGCCGGGTTTGTGCTGATGGCCGCCTTGCTGCTGGGCGCGGCGCTCGGCTTGCCGGTGGTGCTCAACGGCCTGTTGACGGCGGTGCTGGGACGCAGCCGTTCAGTATTGGGCCAGTGGTTTCTAGCCGACTGCCGCCAGCAATTGCCGGCCTTGAGCCTGGCGTTGATGGCGTTGCTGTTGGCCCTGGCAGCGAACATTGGTGCAGGCTCCATGACCTCGGGTTTTCGCCAGACATTCAATAACTGGCTGGAACAACGCCTTACCGCCGAGCTGTACCTCAACCCGCAAAACCCGGCCCAGGCCGAGCAACTTTCCAGCTGGTTGGCGCAGCAACCGCTGGTGCAGGCGGTGCTGCCCACTTGGCAGGTGGCGGTGCAACTGCAGGGCTGGCCGGCGGATGTGTTCGGGGTGGTCGACGATCCAACCTATCGCCAGCACTGGCCGCTGCTGCAAGCCGCAAGCGCACCGTGGGACCAACTGCTGCAGGGCGATAGCGTGATGCTCAGCGAGCAGTTGGCGCGCCGCTTGAAGGTGGGCCTGGGCGACGCCATCAAGCTGCCTACGCCGCAAGGCGTGTGGTCGCCTAAGGTGGTGGGGGTTTACGCCGACTACGGCAACCCCAAGGGCCATCTGCTGGTCAATTCGCAACACTTGCTGGCGCACTGGCCGGGCCTGGCACCGGCGCGCTTCAACCTGCGCGTACTGCCCGAGAATGTACCGGCACTGGTGCAGGAAGTGCGGCGCGACTTTGCCCTGGAGGACAGCCGTATCGTCGACCAGCAGCAGCTCAAAGGCTGGTCGAGCCAGGTGTTCGAACGCACCTTCGCCGCCACCGCCGCACTCAACAGCCTGACCCTGGGTGTCGCCGGTGTGGCGTTGTTTATCAGCCTGCTGACCCAGAGCCAAAGCCGCCTTGGCCAACTCGCACCGCTATGGGCACTGGGCGTGACGCGCCGGCAACTGATGCTGCTCAACCTCGGCCAAACCTGGCTGCTGGCGGTGTTGACGCTGGTATTGGCCTTGCCCTTGGGCCTGCTGCTGGCGTGGTGCCTGGACGCGGTAATCAATGTGCAGGCGTTCGGATGGCGCCTGCCATTGCAAGTGTTCCCGTGGCAACTGGCGCGATTGTTGGGGCTGGCACTGCTTGCCACGCTGCTGGCCTCGGCTTGGCCGCTATGGCAGTTGTACCGCAGTCGCCCGGCGGATTTGCTGAGGACCTTTGCCAATGAAGATTAA
- a CDS encoding lipocalin-like domain-containing protein codes for MKIKAWWWAAVLLLTACDKAPAPPESFAGLGSAAADFAQVVPGKVFSFPEDHGPHPGFRIEWWYVTANLKDAQGHVFGVQWTLFRNALKAGPVLAGWRDSTIWLGHAAVTSATRHYAAERYARGGVGQAGAQAAPFTAWLDDWRFATRPGAASALADMQLKAAGPQFAYDLHLTSSRPLVLQGDNGDSRKSDQGQASYYYSQPFFTATGNVTLDGATYQVSGPAWLDREWSSQPLAASQTGWDWFSLHLDRGEQLMLFRVRQKDGAGYLTGTWIDREGHTQTLHNADIQLTPLASTEIDGRTVPTRWSLKIPGKQLDITPQAVNPKAWMNLSIPYWEGPVQFDGGVGYLEMTGY; via the coding sequence ATGAAGATTAAAGCCTGGTGGTGGGCCGCCGTATTGCTATTGACCGCCTGCGACAAAGCCCCCGCGCCGCCGGAAAGCTTCGCCGGCCTTGGCAGCGCCGCGGCGGATTTTGCCCAGGTGGTGCCTGGCAAGGTCTTCAGCTTTCCCGAGGACCACGGCCCGCACCCAGGCTTTCGCATCGAATGGTGGTACGTCACCGCCAACCTCAAGGATGCCCAAGGCCATGTGTTCGGCGTGCAATGGACACTGTTTCGCAATGCGCTGAAGGCCGGGCCTGTACTCGCGGGCTGGCGCGACTCAACGATCTGGCTGGGCCACGCCGCCGTCACGTCCGCCACCCGGCATTACGCCGCGGAGCGCTACGCCCGTGGTGGCGTGGGCCAGGCAGGCGCACAGGCAGCGCCATTCACTGCCTGGCTCGACGATTGGCGTTTCGCCACCCGTCCCGGTGCCGCCAGCGCCTTGGCTGATATGCAGCTCAAGGCCGCAGGCCCACAGTTTGCCTACGATTTGCACCTGACCTCCAGCCGCCCGCTGGTGCTGCAAGGCGATAACGGCGACAGCCGTAAATCGGATCAAGGCCAGGCGTCCTACTACTACAGCCAGCCGTTTTTTACCGCAACGGGCAACGTCACCCTCGACGGCGCCACCTACCAGGTCAGCGGCCCGGCCTGGCTCGACCGCGAATGGAGCAGCCAGCCGCTGGCCGCCAGCCAGACCGGCTGGGACTGGTTCTCCCTGCACCTGGACCGTGGCGAGCAGTTGATGCTGTTTCGCGTGCGGCAAAAGGACGGAGCGGGTTATCTGACCGGCACCTGGATCGACCGCGAAGGGCACACCCAGACTCTGCACAATGCCGATATCCAGCTCACACCATTGGCCAGCACCGAGATTGACGGGCGCACTGTTCCTACGCGCTGGTCATTGAAAATCCCCGGCAAACAACTGGACATCACGCCCCAGGCCGTCAACCCGAAGGCCTGGATGAATCTGAGTATTCCGTACTGGGAAGGGCCGGTGCAGTTTGACGGTGGTGTGGGGTATCTGGAGATGACCGGGTATTAA
- a CDS encoding SMP-30/gluconolactonase/LRE family protein, with amino-acid sequence MSTRPKKLRHLLFVLLLAVIAFLLLMPTKVQPVNWSPPKAPSLKDGAYAENQRLKGIEKIGAQDLAGPEALLLDPQGFLISGLQDGRIIRTSPNSHTLEVLANTGGRPLGLALHPDGRLIIADGVKGLLALDANRQLKLLSNSADGVPFGLTDDVTVDAGGRYAYFSDATSRWGYGQDGTAVIEHGGDGRLLRYDFSHGTTEVLLDRLQFANGVTLGPDENYVLVNETGAYRISRYWLKGERSGTHDLFIDNLPGLPDNLSFNGRDRFWVALYSPRNPLLDGFAGYPLLRKVMVRALMVVPKPIERKAFVLGLDTDGKVIANLQDGTAGNFSPITTAREYGDWLYLGSLTSNSMARLPLKLALAGE; translated from the coding sequence ATGAGTACCCGTCCCAAAAAACTGCGCCATTTACTGTTCGTACTGCTGCTTGCAGTCATCGCTTTTCTGCTGCTGATGCCGACCAAAGTGCAACCGGTGAACTGGTCGCCACCCAAGGCGCCTTCACTCAAAGACGGCGCCTACGCCGAGAACCAGCGGCTCAAGGGCATTGAAAAAATCGGCGCACAGGACCTCGCCGGCCCCGAAGCCTTGCTGCTCGACCCCCAGGGTTTTCTGATCAGCGGCCTGCAGGACGGGCGCATCATCCGCACCTCGCCAAACAGCCACACCCTGGAGGTGCTCGCCAACACGGGCGGCCGCCCCCTGGGGCTGGCGTTGCACCCCGATGGGCGCTTGATCATTGCCGATGGGGTCAAGGGGTTGCTTGCCTTGGATGCCAACCGCCAACTCAAGCTGTTGAGCAACAGCGCTGACGGCGTGCCCTTTGGTCTCACCGACGATGTGACCGTCGATGCCGGCGGGCGCTATGCCTATTTCAGCGATGCGACGAGCCGCTGGGGCTATGGCCAGGACGGCACAGCGGTGATCGAGCATGGCGGCGACGGGCGGTTGCTGCGCTATGACTTCAGTCACGGCACCACCGAGGTATTGCTGGACCGGCTGCAATTTGCCAATGGCGTGACCCTGGGCCCGGATGAAAACTACGTATTGGTGAACGAAACCGGCGCCTACCGCATCAGTCGCTACTGGCTCAAGGGCGAACGCAGCGGCACCCACGACCTGTTTATCGACAACCTGCCTGGCCTGCCGGACAACCTCAGTTTCAACGGCCGCGATCGCTTCTGGGTCGCGCTGTATTCACCGCGCAACCCGTTGCTGGATGGTTTCGCCGGCTACCCGTTGTTGCGCAAGGTGATGGTGCGCGCATTGATGGTGGTGCCCAAGCCCATCGAGCGCAAAGCCTTTGTGCTGGGGCTGGACACTGATGGCAAGGTCATCGCCAACTTGCAGGATGGCACGGCGGGCAATTTCTCGCCGATCACCACCGCCCGCGAATACGGCGACTGGTTGTACCTGGGCTCGCTCACGAGTAACAGCATGGCGCGCCTGCCGTTGAAACTGGCGCTCGCCGGCGAATAA
- a CDS encoding sterol desaturase family protein codes for MAHPTETFRARYRAAVSARYNPWLHASFVLGYGIVCIALAWSSTAHITALQWLTVPLTLVFFNLCIYLVHRHLGHHKHSLARLFYARHTGDHHSFFTPGHMTYDSPRDWRVILFPAWLIVLHSLAITLPAWWLLKQLSPNVAGLFAGCMILGYLLYEVFHACEHLPAEHPVARLPWIRQMHQLHALHHRRELMQGRNFNIVLPLMDYLFGTLHWEPNAHDNQE; via the coding sequence ATGGCCCATCCTACCGAGACCTTCCGCGCCCGCTACCGCGCCGCCGTGAGCGCCCGATACAACCCCTGGCTGCACGCCAGTTTCGTGCTCGGCTACGGCATCGTCTGCATAGCCCTGGCCTGGTCCTCCACCGCACACATCACCGCGCTGCAGTGGCTGACCGTGCCCCTGACGCTGGTGTTTTTCAACCTGTGCATTTACCTCGTGCACCGCCACCTCGGCCATCACAAACACAGCCTGGCCCGGCTGTTCTACGCGCGCCACACAGGTGACCACCACAGTTTTTTCACCCCCGGCCACATGACCTACGACAGCCCCCGAGACTGGCGCGTGATTCTGTTCCCGGCCTGGCTGATCGTGCTGCACAGCCTGGCGATCACCCTGCCCGCCTGGTGGCTGCTAAAGCAATTGAGCCCCAATGTCGCCGGGCTGTTTGCAGGGTGCATGATCCTTGGGTATTTACTTTACGAAGTGTTTCACGCCTGCGAACACCTGCCCGCCGAGCACCCGGTGGCGCGCCTGCCATGGATTCGCCAGATGCACCAGTTGCATGCCCTGCACCACCGCCGTGAGCTGATGCAGGGGCGCAATTTCAATATCGTCCTACCACTGATGGATTACCTGTTCGGCACCCTGCACTGGGAGCCGAACGCCCACGACAACCAGGAATAG
- a CDS encoding substrate-binding domain-containing protein, translated as MKMLPKTLCLLAFSITLGATGAAFADAAKPIRIGASFQEINNPYFVTMKNALEEAGATIGAKLIITDARHDVSKQVSDVEDMLQKGIDILLINPTDSVGVQSAVKSAHAAGVVVVAVDAQADGPLDSFVGSKNFDAGFQACEYLARNIGDKGNIAILDGIAVVPILERVRGCKEAVAKHPDIKIVSIQNGKQERDQALTVTENMLQAQPGLKGIFSVNDNGSLGALSAIEASGLDVKLVSVDGAPEAIKAIQKPGSKFIATSAQYPRDQIRLALGIALAKKWGSQVPATIPVDITLIDQAKAKDFSW; from the coding sequence ATGAAAATGCTCCCGAAAACCCTGTGTTTACTGGCTTTCAGCATCACCCTCGGCGCCACCGGCGCAGCGTTTGCCGACGCCGCCAAACCGATCCGCATCGGCGCCTCCTTCCAGGAAATCAACAACCCTTATTTCGTCACCATGAAAAACGCCCTCGAAGAAGCCGGCGCGACCATCGGTGCGAAGCTGATCATCACCGACGCCCGCCACGACGTGTCCAAGCAGGTCAGCGATGTCGAAGACATGCTGCAAAAAGGCATCGATATCCTGCTGATCAACCCCACCGACTCGGTGGGCGTGCAATCGGCGGTCAAATCTGCCCACGCTGCCGGCGTGGTGGTGGTCGCGGTGGACGCCCAGGCCGACGGCCCGTTGGACTCCTTCGTCGGTTCAAAAAACTTCGACGCCGGCTTCCAGGCCTGTGAATACCTGGCCAGGAACATCGGCGACAAAGGCAATATCGCGATCCTCGACGGCATTGCCGTGGTGCCGATCCTTGAGCGTGTGCGCGGCTGCAAAGAAGCGGTGGCCAAGCACCCGGACATCAAGATTGTCAGTATCCAGAACGGCAAGCAGGAACGTGACCAGGCGCTGACCGTCACCGAAAACATGCTGCAGGCCCAGCCGGGTCTCAAGGGTATTTTCAGCGTGAATGACAACGGCTCCCTCGGCGCATTGTCGGCCATCGAAGCCAGCGGCCTGGACGTAAAACTGGTCAGCGTCGACGGCGCACCGGAAGCCATCAAGGCGATCCAGAAGCCCGGCAGCAAGTTCATCGCCACCTCGGCGCAATACCCGCGCGACCAGATCCGCCTGGCCCTGGGCATCGCCCTGGCCAAGAAGTGGGGCTCGCAAGTACCGGCCACCATTCCCGTCGACATCACTTTGATCGACCAGGCCAAGGCCAAGGATTTCAGCTGGTAA
- a CDS encoding sugar ABC transporter ATP-binding protein: MSSLLKLENICKRYPGVQALKSINLQVERGEIHALLGENGAGKSTLMKILGGVEHQDEGQILIDGQAQKFATYRDAIAAGIGIVFQEFSLIPYLTAVENIFLGHELSNRFGLLRKREMVEASEALFKRLGVSINLQCAVKHLSVAEQQFVEIAKALALDARLLVLDEPTATLTPSEAELLFEIMRELKRQGVAVIFISHHLEEIFQVCDRISVLRDGGNVGVTDVADSDIDRLVEMMVGRRLENSFPPKPTTTRGPLLLEVKDIQLVRNGPHNSFQLHKGEILGFAGLVGSGRTELALGMMGALPSVSKEVWLRGEKVTLDDPAQALAHGIGLLPESRKSEGLITDFSIRENISLNNLPKYQNASGLIDKAKECASVDALMRQLSIKAPSGESRVFNLSGGNQQKVVIARWINHHCDVLVFDEPTRGIDVGAKAQIYALMRSLTEQGYAIIMISSELPEVIGMCDRVAVFHKGAIVKLLEAAAVNPQEVMRHATGGSSEYVH; this comes from the coding sequence ATGAGCAGTCTTCTGAAGCTGGAAAATATCTGTAAGCGCTACCCGGGCGTACAGGCCCTCAAGTCCATCAACCTGCAGGTCGAGCGCGGCGAAATTCATGCGCTGCTGGGTGAAAATGGCGCGGGCAAGTCGACCCTGATGAAGATCCTCGGCGGCGTCGAGCATCAGGACGAAGGGCAGATTTTGATCGATGGCCAGGCGCAAAAGTTTGCCACTTACCGCGACGCGATCGCTGCCGGTATCGGCATCGTGTTCCAGGAATTCAGCCTGATTCCCTATCTCACGGCGGTTGAAAACATCTTCCTCGGGCATGAGTTGAGCAACCGCTTCGGCCTGCTGCGCAAGCGCGAAATGGTCGAGGCCAGCGAGGCGTTATTCAAGCGCCTGGGCGTGAGTATCAACCTGCAATGCGCGGTCAAGCACCTAAGCGTGGCCGAGCAGCAATTCGTAGAGATCGCCAAGGCCCTGGCCCTGGATGCGCGCCTGTTGGTACTCGATGAACCGACCGCCACCCTCACGCCCAGCGAAGCCGAGTTGCTGTTCGAGATCATGCGCGAACTCAAGCGCCAGGGTGTGGCGGTGATCTTTATCTCTCACCACCTGGAGGAGATTTTCCAGGTGTGCGACCGCATCAGCGTGTTGCGCGATGGCGGCAATGTGGGCGTGACCGACGTGGCCGACAGTGATATCGACCGGCTCGTCGAGATGATGGTCGGCCGACGCCTGGAAAACAGCTTTCCGCCCAAACCGACTACCACTCGTGGCCCGTTGCTGCTGGAGGTCAAGGATATCCAGCTGGTGCGCAATGGCCCGCACAACAGCTTCCAGCTGCACAAGGGCGAGATCCTCGGCTTTGCCGGACTGGTCGGCTCCGGTCGCACCGAGCTGGCGCTGGGCATGATGGGTGCGCTGCCGTCGGTGAGCAAAGAGGTGTGGTTGCGCGGCGAGAAAGTCACCCTGGATGACCCGGCGCAAGCCTTGGCCCACGGCATCGGCCTGCTCCCGGAAAGCCGCAAGAGCGAAGGGCTGATCACTGATTTCAGCATTCGCGAAAACATCTCTTTGAACAACCTGCCCAAGTACCAGAACGCCTCGGGCCTGATCGACAAGGCCAAGGAATGCGCCAGCGTCGACGCGTTGATGCGTCAGCTGTCGATCAAGGCGCCCAGCGGCGAAAGCCGCGTGTTCAACCTCAGTGGCGGCAACCAGCAAAAGGTCGTGATCGCACGCTGGATCAACCACCACTGCGACGTGCTGGTGTTCGACGAACCCACGCGCGGCATCGACGTCGGCGCCAAGGCGCAGATCTACGCGCTGATGCGCAGCCTCACCGAACAAGGTTACGCGATCATCATGATTTCTTCCGAACTGCCCGAAGTCATCGGCATGTGCGACCGCGTCGCCGTGTTCCACAAGGGCGCCATCGTCAAGCTGCTGGAAGCGGCCGCCGTCAACCCACAAGAGGTCATGCGCCATGCAACAGGGGGCTCAAGTGAATATGTCCATTAA